One part of the Quercus lobata isolate SW786 chromosome 7, ValleyOak3.0 Primary Assembly, whole genome shotgun sequence genome encodes these proteins:
- the LOC115952891 gene encoding uncharacterized protein LOC115952891 produces the protein MDKQAHFHKKVANMKCQRVKKEESFVSALDDEAIEVENLLAEPKNEHVSVDGVLSFGGENLGKGLQMDDFSCGFEYGLRTNSGGLDSNTTQEGEDLQLEVLDGFLDEVEEVDDLEATHGLSNACEDFLLDIEFEKVELISGPRVGSYVGNSSSESQSPGLSGSSNGAVGISESSTVTIPTSECKNGAINKALTCELHGGFRSKCGCQTPAEGLASLELRKFDDFDNDDKSFLEASKIGGVLREKRLRKPTRRYIEEVPNKKPKCLKGREKYLAAATKDTSLKVRSHSELHNVRRRALTVVHGEKPLRVASIQSVSEVRARRGRPKKQATKQAPILLPESDEEPLSSESEDDRVTKKKSKKHDRRKHQRMWTLSEVMKLVDGISDHGIGRWTDIKRNLFSASAYRTPIDLRDKWRNLLRASGAQKASKKGVEQKQEHALRPLPTSLLKRVRELAKIHPYPRVRMSKKSSLGQVAPLMLPGPSKGAPSNLGGGRTVRRKNCT, from the exons gtaaaaaaagaagaatcatTTGTTTCTGCTTTAGACGATGAAGCGATTGAAGTTGAGAACTTACTTGCGGAACCAAAAAATGAGCATGTTTCAGTAGATGGTGTCCTGAGCTTTGGTGGGGAGAATCTGGGAAAAGGCTTGCAAATGGATGATTTCTCCTGTGGATTTGAGTATGGACTAAGAACAAATAGTG GTGGGTTGGATTCTAATACTACTCAGGAAGGAGAAGATTTACAACTTGAA GTTCTTGATGGATTTCTGGATGAAGTTGAGGAAGTAGATGATCTGGAAGCGACACATGGTCTCTCCAATGCATGTGAAGATTTTCTTCTGG ACATTGAATTTGAGAAAGTTGAATTGATTTCTGGTCCTCGTGTGGGATCATACGTGGGAAACTCAAGCTCGGAGAGTCAGTCTCCTGGATTAAGTGGAAGTAGTAATGGTGCTGTAGGGATTTCAGAGTCATCAACAGTGACTATTCCAACATCCGAATGCAAGAATGGTGCTATTAACAAGGCATTAACCTGTGAGTTACATGGTGGCTTCAGGAGCAAATGTGGATGTCAAACACCAGCTGAAGGCCTTGCTTCACTTGAATTAAGGAAATTTGATGACTTTGATAATGACGATAAGAGCTTTTTAGAAGCGAGCAAGATTGGTGGAGTTCTTAGAGAGAAGAGATTGCGTAAGCCTACTAGGAGGTACATTGAAGAAGTTCCAAATAAAAAACCGAAATGTTTGAAgggaagagaaaaatatttggctgctgctacaaaagatacaagtCTGAAGGTTAGATCTCATAGTGAACTTCATAATGTGAGACGTAGAGCATTAACAGTAGTTCATGGGGAGAAACCTTTGCGTGTTGCTAGTATTCAGTCAGTGTCTGAAGTTCGGGCACGGAGGGGACGGCCAAAGAAACAGGCGACAAAACAGGCGCCAATTTTG CTGCCTGAATCTGATGAGGAACCTCTCTCATCTGAGTCTGAAGATGACCGTGTGacaaagaaaaaatctaaaaagcaTGATCGGAGAAAGCATCAAAGGATGTGGACCCTTTCCGAGGTGATGAAGTTGGTTGATGGTATTTCTGATCATGGAATAGGCCGATGGACTGATATAAAGAGGAACCTGTTTTCAGCATCTGCTTATCGCACTCCTATTGATCTCAGG GACAAATGGCGAAATCTTTTGAGAGCTAGCGGTGCACAAAAAGCAAGCAAAAAAGGG GTTGAGCAGAAGCAGGAGCATGCCTTGCGTCCCTTACCAACTTCTTTGCTAAAACGAGTCCGTGAACTAGCCAAAATTCATCCATATCCAAGGGTGCGCATGTCAAAGAAATCAAGTCTAGGTCAAGTTGCCCCTCTCATGCTTCCTGGGCCAAGTAAAGGTGCACCATCTAATCTTGGCGGAGGAAGAACTGTACGTAGGAAGAACTGTACTTGA
- the LOC115952101 gene encoding uncharacterized protein LOC115952101, with protein MVIGFTLKWFEVEVSTLNSTMETAWKKPHASGSMSTSAFVRINSKHLVVLFLVIMVVSSSCLAVPRRGMLGGIYGQEQLYHAQKRKAMEDSKEESKVEYPDSSINNHHTIPRQNFNSGDGSSQGENGESNEGGNG; from the exons ATGGTCATTGGATTTACTCTCAAGTGGTTTGAGGTAGAGGTTTCAACTTTGAATTCTACAATGGAAACCGCTTGGAAAAAACCTCATGCCTCTGGCTCAATGTCCACTAGTGCTTTTGTGAG aataaattcaAAACAT CTTGTAGTGTTGTTCTTGGTTATAATGGTCGTGAGCTCTTCTTGCTTGGCAGTGCCGAGGAGAGGTATGTTGGGTGGTATATATGGACAAGAGCAGCTATACCATGCTCAGAAGAGAAAGGCAATGGAAGATAGTAAAGAAGAGAGCAAAGTTGAGTACCCTGATAGCAGCATCAACAACCACCATACCATACCTAGACAGAATTTCAATAGTGGGGATGGCTCTTCTCAAGGAGAAAATGGTGAGAGTAATGAAGGTGGAAATGGGTAA
- the LOC115951180 gene encoding indole-3-acetic acid-induced protein ARG7 — MSIEMKIMKGKLLRACMNKWRKMGRSRVGPCAACEYCCQWALWPSTHEEHSIPKDVPKGHSVVYVGENYKRFVIKITLLNHPLFRALLDQAQDEYDFTTDSKLCIPCDENLFLNVIRCASSPDDRRTSLRL; from the coding sequence ATGAGTATAGAAATGAAGATTATGAAGGGAAAGCTTTTGAGGGCATGCATGAACAAGTGGAGAAAGATGGGGAGGAGTAGAGTTGGGCCTTGTGCTGCCTGTGAGTACTGCTGTCAATGGGCTTTGTGGCCTTCAACACATGAAGAGCACTCAATTCCAAAAGATGTCCCAAAGGGTCACTCAGTAGTGTATGTGGGTGAGAACTATAAGAGGTTTGTAATCAAAATCACCTTACTCAATCACCCACTCTTCAGGGCATTGCTGGATCAGGCTCAAGATGAATATGATTTCACTACTGACTCAAAACTCTGCATTCCTTGCGATGAAAACCTTTTCCTCAATGTCATTCGCTGCGCTAGCTCTCCAGACGATCGAAGGACTTCTCTTCGACTTTAA
- the LOC115953457 gene encoding uncharacterized protein LOC115953457: protein MSDHHHQHLQQLRHENLRTTSQLFREATSLFRSNLAAFLILSLLLFCFRSTVEDGTRHVTSFIDRDPSLKALLSRLDLSGSQNPHAPHDSHDAPDAHRHSYQDSLPRHLRRRRRPFLHLTRVGTLDDDFFSGDDDDDRTPFGSNRKAPINGTFLILNPKALGFSDRVIDHGININEIVRTGITFRAERLSLSDNGDENDEQKEEENETIGLEKEKEKEKEKVKELDRIVDFQFFLRGVELSRRDAATLFFLVSFLSAAYGWVILGFLVTYSLVLGIVFIITLNDLLGRYSSFLGTVWEGSRVGLKRLSGFILMRWAVRDALTQILGLWYFGEIEDQYSFFKLFVRLKLMPFSILSPWIRGYEREISGFLFAWFLTDTLVAFIFAVDAWVAIVDSRRTGREIMKEGCYLISTMLNQAIQIKCFEAIFCGSFVRWALSRVCGKFLAMGLQSVVEVYFMVAWLVFYFAVRCRDASLQGRRFGRRELEGLIEGLR from the coding sequence ATGAGCgaccatcatcatcaacatcttCAGCAGCTTCGGCACGAGAATCTCCGAACGACGTCGCAGCTGTTCCGCGAAGCGACGTCGTTGTTCAGGTCGAACCTAGCCGCCTTCCTCATCCTCTCGCTCCTCCTCTTCTGCTTCCGCTCCACCGTCGAGGACGGGACGCGCCACGTCACCTCGTTCATCGACCGCGACCCTTCGCTCAAGGCCTTGCTCTCCCGCCTCGACCTCTCCGGCTCCCAAAACCCCCACGCGCCGCACGACTCCCACGACGCGCCTGACGCGCACCGCCACTCCTACCAGGACTCCCTCCCTCGCCACCTCCGCCGCCGGAGGCGGCCGTTCCTGCACCTCACTCGCGTGGGAACCCTAGACGATGACTTCTTCTCCGGCGACGACGATGACGATCGCACTCCTTTTGGCTCCAACCGCAAGGCTCCGATCAACGGTACTTTCCTCATTCTTAACCCTAAGGCGCTAGGGTTTTCGGATCGGGTAATCGACCATGGGATCAACATCAACGAGATCGTCCGCACCGGAATCACATTCAGAGCCGAGCGTTTGTCTCTTTCCGACAACGGCGACGAAAACGATGAGCAGAAAGAGGAAGAGAACGAGACGATTGGActggagaaagagaaagagaaagagaaagagaaagttaAAGAATTGGACAGAATCGTGGATTTCCAGTTCTTCCTCAGAGGAGTGGAGCTCAGCCGCCGCGACGCCGCGACGCTGTTCTTCCTTGTGAGTTTTCTCTCCGCCGCTTACGGTTGGGTGATTCTAGGGTTTCTCGTTACGTATTCGTTGGTATTAGGCATTGTTTTCATTATTACTTTGAATGATCTGTTAGGGAGGTATAGTTCATTTCTCGGTACAGTTTGGGAAGGTTCAAGAGTAGGGCTCAAGAGACTCTCAGGGTTTATCTTGATGAGATGGGCGGTGAGAGATGCACTGACTCAGATCCTAGGGTTATGGTATTTCGGTGAAATTGAAGATCAGTACTCGTTTTTTAAGCTCTTCGTGAGGTTGAAATTGATGCCATTTTCGATTTTGTCGCCGTGGATTAGGGGTTATGAGAGGGAGATTTCGGGGTTTTTGTTCGCGTGGTTTCTGACTGATACTTTAGTGGCTTTTATATTTGCTGTGGATGCTTGGGTTGCCATTGTGGATTCGAGGAGGACCGGAAGGGAGATTATGAAGGAAGGTTGTTATTTGATATCAACCATGTTAAACCAGGCTATACAGATTAAGTGTTTCGAAGCTATATTTTGTGGCTCATTTGTGCGGTGGGCTCTTTCTCGGGTTTGTGGGAAATTTTTGGCCATGGGGCTTCAATCCGTTGTGGAGGTTTATTTCATGGTGGCTTGGCTGGTATTTTACTTTGCTGTGAGGTGTAGAGATGCTAGTTTGCAGGGGAGGAGGTTTGGGAGAAGAGAATTAGAGGGGTTGATTGAGGGCCTAAGATGA
- the LOC115954038 gene encoding adenosine kinase 2-like isoform X1 — protein sequence MAEVLGWEPRSASSDSMAHEGILMGMGNPLLDISVAVDEHFLQMYDLKSNNAILAEEKHVPMYEEMANNPNVEYTAGGATQNSIRVAQWMLQIPGATTYIGCIGKDKFGEEMKKNSKLAGVNVQYYEDESTPTGTCAVCVVGDQRSLVANLSAANCYKSEHLKRPENWALVEKAKYYYIAGFFLTVSPDSIQLVSEHAAAHDKIFMMNLSAPYICEFCKDALEKFLPYMDFLFGNETEARTFSKFQGWETENVEEIALRLSRWPKASGTHKRIVVITQGADPVVVAEDGKVKKFPVILLPKDKIVDTNGAGDAFVGGFLSQLVQEKSIEDCVRAGCYAANVIIQRPGCTFPEKPDFN from the exons ATGGCAGAGGTGCTTGGTTGGGAACCTAG ATCAGCTTCTTCTGATTCAATGGCGCACGAAGGCATTCTCATGGGCATGGGTAACCCTCTCCTCGACATCTCAGTAGCTGTCGACGAACACTTCTTGCAAAT GTATGACCTGAAGTCGAACAATGCAATTCTCGCAGAGGAAAAGCATGTACCAAT GTATGAAGAAATGGCTAACAATCCCAATGTGGAGTACACTGCTGGAG GTGCTACTCAAAATTCAATCAGAGTTGCTCAG TGGATGCTTCAAATTCCTGGTGCAACGACTTATATTGGTTGCATTGGCAAGGACAAGTTTGGagaggagatgaagaagaacTCAAAGCTTGCTGGTGTCAAT GTTCAATATTATGAGGATGAATCTACACCAACAGGAACTTGTGCTGTCTGTGTTGTGGGTGATCAAAG GTCACTTGTTGCTAACTTGTCGGCGGCAAATTGCTACAAATCTGAGCATTTAAAAAGGCCAGAAAACTGGGCGTTGG TTGAGAAGGCTAAGTACTATTACATCGCTGGCTTTTTCCTCACTGTATCCCCAGACTCCATACAGCTTGTTTCTGAACATGCAGCTGCACATGACAAG ATCTTCATGATGAACCTTTCTGCTCCATATATCTGTGAGTTCTGCAAGGATGCACTGGAGAAATTTTTGCC GTATATGGACTTTCTTTTTGGAAATGAGACAGAAGCAAGAACCTTCTCAAAATTTCAAGGCTGGGAG ACTGAAAATGTAGAGGAAATAGCTCTAAGACTTTCCCGATGGCCTAAAGCATCAGGAACACATAAGAGGATAGTTGTAATTACTCAGGGTGCAGATCCCGTAGTTGTTGCCGAagatggaaaagtgaagaagttCCCTGTAATattattacctaaagacaaaATTGTTGATACAAATGGAGCAG GGGATGCATTTGTTGGAGGATTTTTATCGCAGTTGGTTCAAGAGAAATCCATTGAAGACTGTGTGAGAGCTGGCTGTTATGCAGCAAATGTTATAATTCAGAGACCTGGCTGCACATTCCCAGAGAAGCCTGATTTTAATTAA
- the LOC115954038 gene encoding adenosine kinase 2-like isoform X2, with protein MAHEGILMGMGNPLLDISVAVDEHFLQMYDLKSNNAILAEEKHVPMYEEMANNPNVEYTAGGATQNSIRVAQWMLQIPGATTYIGCIGKDKFGEEMKKNSKLAGVNVQYYEDESTPTGTCAVCVVGDQRSLVANLSAANCYKSEHLKRPENWALVEKAKYYYIAGFFLTVSPDSIQLVSEHAAAHDKIFMMNLSAPYICEFCKDALEKFLPYMDFLFGNETEARTFSKFQGWETENVEEIALRLSRWPKASGTHKRIVVITQGADPVVVAEDGKVKKFPVILLPKDKIVDTNGAGDAFVGGFLSQLVQEKSIEDCVRAGCYAANVIIQRPGCTFPEKPDFN; from the exons ATGGCGCACGAAGGCATTCTCATGGGCATGGGTAACCCTCTCCTCGACATCTCAGTAGCTGTCGACGAACACTTCTTGCAAAT GTATGACCTGAAGTCGAACAATGCAATTCTCGCAGAGGAAAAGCATGTACCAAT GTATGAAGAAATGGCTAACAATCCCAATGTGGAGTACACTGCTGGAG GTGCTACTCAAAATTCAATCAGAGTTGCTCAG TGGATGCTTCAAATTCCTGGTGCAACGACTTATATTGGTTGCATTGGCAAGGACAAGTTTGGagaggagatgaagaagaacTCAAAGCTTGCTGGTGTCAAT GTTCAATATTATGAGGATGAATCTACACCAACAGGAACTTGTGCTGTCTGTGTTGTGGGTGATCAAAG GTCACTTGTTGCTAACTTGTCGGCGGCAAATTGCTACAAATCTGAGCATTTAAAAAGGCCAGAAAACTGGGCGTTGG TTGAGAAGGCTAAGTACTATTACATCGCTGGCTTTTTCCTCACTGTATCCCCAGACTCCATACAGCTTGTTTCTGAACATGCAGCTGCACATGACAAG ATCTTCATGATGAACCTTTCTGCTCCATATATCTGTGAGTTCTGCAAGGATGCACTGGAGAAATTTTTGCC GTATATGGACTTTCTTTTTGGAAATGAGACAGAAGCAAGAACCTTCTCAAAATTTCAAGGCTGGGAG ACTGAAAATGTAGAGGAAATAGCTCTAAGACTTTCCCGATGGCCTAAAGCATCAGGAACACATAAGAGGATAGTTGTAATTACTCAGGGTGCAGATCCCGTAGTTGTTGCCGAagatggaaaagtgaagaagttCCCTGTAATattattacctaaagacaaaATTGTTGATACAAATGGAGCAG GGGATGCATTTGTTGGAGGATTTTTATCGCAGTTGGTTCAAGAGAAATCCATTGAAGACTGTGTGAGAGCTGGCTGTTATGCAGCAAATGTTATAATTCAGAGACCTGGCTGCACATTCCCAGAGAAGCCTGATTTTAATTAA